From Alteromonas australica, one genomic window encodes:
- a CDS encoding GNAT family N-acetyltransferase, which produces MNIVTPRLRLRPLSLDDKHWILTLNRDPLWLKFIGCKSIFTLQDACDYIARTNAQRDEWGYGLCAVVCQSTGNPLGVCGLFNRFSFRCPDLGFALLPEGRGKGVANEACQGVMAWAKQQGFDFLTAMTHPHNVASQQLLVGLGFHKHGFYADKGFDVQHLYWLKF; this is translated from the coding sequence ATGAACATTGTTACTCCTCGATTACGTTTACGCCCGCTTTCATTAGATGATAAGCACTGGATCCTCACCCTAAATCGAGACCCCCTATGGCTTAAATTTATTGGCTGTAAATCAATCTTCACCTTACAAGATGCATGTGATTACATTGCGCGTACCAATGCCCAACGAGATGAGTGGGGATATGGTTTGTGTGCTGTGGTATGTCAGTCTACGGGTAACCCTCTAGGGGTATGTGGTTTGTTTAATCGGTTTTCGTTTCGCTGCCCAGATTTAGGATTTGCATTACTGCCAGAAGGACGAGGAAAAGGCGTGGCAAATGAAGCCTGCCAAGGCGTGATGGCGTGGGCGAAGCAACAAGGTTTTGATTTTCTTACCGCCATGACCCACCCACACAATGTCGCGTCACAGCAATTACTGGTGGGTTTGGGGTTTCACAAGCACGGTTTTTATGCAGATAAAGGCTTTGATGTTCAGCATTTGTATTGGCTTAAGTTTTAG
- a CDS encoding phosphatase PAP2 family protein has translation MEVKSTFKAYFQILETPTVQVVLLGGGFLLLMLFETMGVLTPFDTQLHGALSQYPLAEWQQDILRDATAMGSNSVLLFIAFVAALGLKFQGYTKQASTLVFAVIAGLALTFALKYGISRGRPPLAQHQVDVYTQSFPSAHAMMSTIVYFYIARLFAKSTTQISVKIWVYMVAGLLTFFVGVSRVFLGVHWPTDVLAGWLGGGAFVAFCFYILKWQRKLRIRHQ, from the coding sequence ATGGAAGTGAAAAGTACCTTTAAGGCCTACTTTCAAATTCTTGAAACCCCCACGGTGCAAGTCGTGCTATTAGGCGGTGGTTTTTTGTTACTTATGCTGTTTGAGACAATGGGAGTATTAACGCCATTCGATACCCAGCTTCATGGCGCCTTATCACAGTACCCGTTGGCTGAGTGGCAGCAGGATATACTGAGGGATGCTACCGCCATGGGCAGCAACAGTGTGTTGTTGTTTATTGCTTTTGTAGCGGCATTAGGACTTAAATTTCAAGGCTATACTAAACAGGCGAGTACCCTGGTATTTGCCGTTATTGCGGGGTTAGCATTAACCTTTGCGTTAAAGTATGGAATAAGTCGCGGTCGTCCACCGCTGGCTCAACACCAGGTAGACGTATACACGCAAAGCTTTCCCTCTGCCCATGCAATGATGTCTACCATAGTGTATTTTTATATAGCTCGCCTTTTTGCTAAATCGACCACGCAGATCTCAGTCAAAATATGGGTGTACATGGTGGCTGGTTTACTTACCTTTTTTGTGGGGGTTAGTCGGGTATTTTTGGGCGTACATTGGCCTACCGATGTGCTGGCGGGATGGTTAGGTGGTGGTGCCTTTGTGGCATTTTGCTTTTATATTCTAAAGTGGCAGCGAAAACTGCGTATTCGCCATCAGTAA
- a CDS encoding methyltransferase: MNTEFILAERQFTLIRYPEKHQHVSLQAWDSADELLISHVDDLVSEQSLTANMLILNDDFGALGCWFTQHNPIWISDSFIALKSLGENLKANQLNPVIDDNDKISAPVRSLTSVESLTLDTHLAPDIILIKVPRTLALLEQQLIDIRKVATPDTQIIAAGKVKSITKSVLALFENILGPTTTSLAKKKSRLIFCQVSPALRPKTNDYPSRWTCTLPTGKTVQLNNHANVFSRQSLDIGARVLLPHMTVSSNDVVVDLGCGNGVLGLQALAMAPDCRVFFVDESYMAVESARLNVLENFPDKIDQCEFVASNCLEALLNKKPTPEITKVFCNPPFHQQNAITDHIAWQMFQDARECLVKSGHLIVVGNRHLEYHIKLKRLFGGAKVIASDNKFVVLGTAKR; the protein is encoded by the coding sequence ATGAACACAGAATTTATTCTGGCCGAGCGCCAGTTTACCTTAATTCGCTATCCCGAAAAGCACCAACATGTGAGTTTACAAGCATGGGACAGTGCCGACGAGCTACTCATTTCTCATGTGGACGATTTAGTGAGCGAGCAATCACTAACCGCAAACATGCTCATTCTCAATGACGACTTTGGTGCTCTTGGTTGTTGGTTTACGCAACATAACCCTATTTGGATTTCAGATTCTTTCATTGCGTTAAAAAGCCTAGGTGAAAACTTAAAAGCCAACCAATTGAACCCCGTCATTGATGATAACGACAAAATAAGCGCACCGGTAAGGTCACTCACCAGTGTGGAAAGCCTTACGCTAGACACACATTTAGCGCCTGACATCATATTAATCAAAGTTCCTCGCACTTTGGCGCTGTTAGAACAACAGCTTATCGATATTAGAAAGGTGGCCACACCGGATACTCAGATTATCGCTGCAGGCAAAGTGAAATCTATCACTAAATCTGTTTTAGCACTGTTTGAAAATATACTGGGGCCAACCACAACGTCGCTGGCTAAGAAGAAGTCTCGTCTCATCTTCTGCCAAGTGTCGCCGGCACTTCGCCCAAAAACCAATGATTACCCTAGCCGGTGGACTTGCACATTGCCCACCGGCAAAACAGTGCAACTGAATAACCATGCCAATGTATTCTCTCGTCAATCGCTAGATATTGGTGCCCGCGTACTTTTGCCTCACATGACAGTGAGCAGCAATGATGTGGTCGTAGACTTAGGCTGCGGCAATGGCGTATTAGGGTTACAGGCACTGGCGATGGCACCGGATTGTAGAGTGTTTTTTGTGGATGAATCTTACATGGCTGTGGAAAGCGCCCGCTTAAATGTCTTAGAAAATTTCCCAGACAAAATAGATCAGTGTGAATTTGTGGCCAGTAACTGTCTTGAAGCCTTGCTAAACAAAAAGCCCACACCTGAAATCACTAAAGTGTTCTGCAACCCGCCGTTTCATCAGCAAAATGCGATTACCGATCATATTGCGTGGCAGATGTTTCAAGATGCCCGAGAATGCTTGGTGAAAAGTGGTCACCTTATTGTTGTAGGTAACAGACACCTTGAATATCACATAAAACTTAAACGCCTATTCGGCGGTGCTAAGGTGATAGCAAGTGACAATAAATTCGTAGTACTAGGCACAGCAAAACGTTAA
- a CDS encoding nucleotidyltransferase family protein yields the protein MAGSNEYHARIGLLLKADPFRWRCLLALQSLQLPQGYIGAGFLRNCIWDSLLPEHRSNFTHSSPLNDIDVIYFDVKDTSKETERLLETQLSRRVPEANWQVRNQARMHLKHGHAAYKNCEEALSYWIERETCVAVRLTDEGKCDILAPYGIDANFSGTLSINPQYPRPSVFRQRVNDKGWLTLWPFLTLSG from the coding sequence TTGGCAGGGTCAAATGAATATCACGCGCGTATTGGGTTATTGCTAAAGGCAGACCCGTTTCGCTGGCGGTGCTTACTGGCCCTGCAGTCTCTTCAACTTCCCCAAGGTTATATCGGTGCTGGCTTTTTACGTAATTGCATTTGGGACAGCCTGTTACCAGAGCATCGTTCAAACTTCACTCATAGTTCACCGCTTAACGATATCGACGTTATCTATTTTGATGTAAAGGATACGAGCAAAGAAACAGAACGCTTATTGGAAACACAACTTAGCCGTAGGGTTCCTGAAGCTAACTGGCAGGTAAGAAATCAAGCGCGTATGCACCTTAAGCATGGTCATGCTGCCTATAAAAACTGTGAAGAAGCTTTGTCGTATTGGATAGAGCGAGAAACCTGCGTGGCGGTAAGATTAACCGATGAGGGAAAATGCGATATTCTTGCGCCTTACGGTATAGATGCGAATTTTTCAGGTACGCTAAGTATTAATCCGCAATACCCCAGACCCAGTGTATTTCGTCAAAGAGTGAACGACAAAGGCTGGTTGACCCTCTGGCCTTTTTTAACCCTTTCGGGGTGA
- a CDS encoding nitrate regulatory protein produces MPTDTQTAHADNLSDATKRFLLAAKHAEINVLEQLSSNCRIVIAVKNVVHALQKERGASNIYLASKGTRFVEQRDTHIAHAKDAESILRSQLKSLFLTQDRVNANPRLLSSITLALQGIDYLPVLREKVSGLSLSALESTRAYCRLVAGLLTVIFEAADIASDPTITRTLVALFNFMQGKEYAGQERAWGAIGFAETHFDKRLCEKLCTLQQAQLHHFSVFQEFAAAKQTALLDKLNDSPAAHDINQLRKMIAQLADGSPIAPEISEVWFDVATRRIDAMQEIENTLTEGLINEARHKVTNAQNEMKNHQRLISSFSDEYVPEGSPLTLLFDPSMPGLVEDHDAHPHPTLDGQTETLSAHRSFYDLLRGQAQYIEDMTRELEEAKRAITEHKLIDRAKLILMQQFKISEHEAYRRLQKQAMNENTTLPSIANKVVEIAQKAASPRKG; encoded by the coding sequence ATGCCTACCGATACCCAAACTGCACATGCCGATAATTTAAGCGATGCAACCAAGCGCTTTTTATTAGCTGCCAAGCATGCTGAAATTAACGTGCTAGAACAGTTATCCAGCAACTGCCGTATTGTTATTGCCGTGAAAAATGTAGTGCATGCTCTGCAAAAAGAGCGGGGAGCCAGTAACATTTACCTTGCATCGAAAGGTACCCGTTTCGTTGAGCAAAGAGACACTCATATTGCGCACGCAAAAGACGCTGAATCCATATTACGCAGCCAGCTTAAATCGCTATTTCTAACTCAAGATAGAGTCAACGCTAACCCGCGCCTGTTAAGCAGCATCACGTTAGCCCTTCAAGGCATCGACTATTTGCCTGTGTTGAGGGAAAAGGTGTCGGGCTTATCATTATCAGCCCTCGAGTCTACTCGTGCATATTGTCGGTTAGTGGCTGGGTTACTTACCGTGATATTTGAAGCTGCGGATATTGCCAGTGATCCCACTATCACTCGCACCCTCGTGGCACTGTTTAACTTTATGCAGGGCAAAGAGTATGCGGGCCAAGAAAGGGCCTGGGGGGCCATTGGTTTTGCCGAAACTCATTTTGATAAACGTTTATGTGAAAAACTATGCACGCTCCAACAAGCGCAATTGCACCACTTCTCTGTATTTCAAGAATTCGCCGCCGCCAAGCAAACCGCCTTACTAGATAAATTAAACGATAGCCCTGCGGCGCATGATATTAACCAGCTACGAAAAATGATTGCGCAATTGGCCGATGGTAGCCCTATTGCACCTGAAATTAGTGAAGTGTGGTTCGACGTTGCCACTCGCCGCATCGATGCCATGCAAGAAATTGAAAATACCCTCACCGAAGGGTTAATTAACGAGGCGAGACACAAAGTCACGAACGCCCAAAATGAAATGAAAAACCATCAGCGTCTCATTAGTAGTTTTTCTGATGAGTATGTGCCAGAAGGCTCCCCATTAACGTTGTTGTTTGACCCCAGCATGCCTGGGCTAGTGGAAGATCATGATGCACATCCCCACCCTACGCTAGACGGACAAACTGAAACGCTATCGGCACATCGCTCGTTTTATGATTTATTGCGAGGGCAGGCACAATACATCGAAGATATGACCCGTGAGCTAGAAGAAGCCAAGCGCGCCATCACAGAACATAAGCTTATTGATAGAGCGAAATTAATTCTAATGCAGCAATTTAAAATCAGTGAGCACGAGGCCTATCGACGATTGCAAAAACAAGCCATGAATGAAAATACCACTTTGCCTTCCATCGCGAATAAAGTGGTAGAGATAGCGCAGAAAGCGGCGTCACCCCGAAAGGGTTAA
- a CDS encoding alpha-ketoglutarate-dependent dioxygenase AlkB family protein, which produces MQLPLFSGTEKAVKSPFTLPLPEAHVRYYPQWLTTEQANLYKKRLVESLPWRQDSLRMFGKSIPIPRLQSWHGDANCHYTYSGLSLSPAPWTKELAAIRDLCSAEVGAHFNSVLANWYRDGQDSMSMHADDEPELGPAPTIASVTLGEARPFVFKHKETKARHVQVLEHGSLLVMSGSTQHHYFHGIAKTTKPIGDRINLTYRQLILPD; this is translated from the coding sequence ATGCAACTACCCCTTTTTTCCGGTACAGAAAAAGCAGTGAAGTCACCGTTCACGCTTCCGTTACCAGAAGCCCACGTGCGCTATTATCCGCAATGGCTTACCACAGAGCAAGCCAACCTTTACAAGAAGCGGCTCGTCGAGTCGTTGCCATGGCGCCAAGACAGTCTACGTATGTTTGGTAAGTCTATCCCAATTCCTCGATTACAGTCGTGGCACGGCGATGCCAATTGTCACTACACCTATTCAGGTTTGTCCCTTTCCCCCGCGCCATGGACCAAGGAGTTGGCCGCTATTCGTGACTTATGTTCGGCCGAAGTTGGCGCACATTTTAATAGCGTACTGGCAAATTGGTATCGAGATGGTCAAGATAGCATGAGTATGCACGCCGACGACGAACCAGAGCTTGGCCCCGCGCCCACGATTGCGTCGGTAACCTTGGGTGAAGCCAGGCCGTTTGTTTTTAAGCACAAAGAAACAAAAGCGCGCCATGTTCAAGTGTTGGAACACGGAAGCTTGTTAGTGATGTCAGGTAGTACACAACACCATTATTTTCATGGTATTGCAAAGACGACAAAACCAATCGGTGATAGAATCAACCTCACGTATCGACAGTTAATTTTGCCTGATTGA
- the nirD gene encoding nitrite reductase small subunit NirD, whose amino-acid sequence MTATTQLAAQWHDVCGLDDLVNNSGVCALIGEQQIAIFSLTIKGEQQIYAISNWDPVGKANVLYRGLLGSIGDEIVVASPLYKEHYSLVTGRCLERDDVSVLAYKVKRDGDRIFVAVE is encoded by the coding sequence ATGACAGCAACAACACAACTTGCCGCTCAGTGGCATGATGTCTGCGGGCTAGACGATTTAGTGAACAATAGTGGCGTATGTGCCCTCATCGGCGAACAACAAATTGCCATTTTTTCACTCACTATCAAGGGTGAGCAGCAAATCTACGCGATTAGCAATTGGGATCCCGTAGGGAAAGCAAATGTACTTTACCGCGGTTTACTTGGCTCTATTGGCGATGAAATTGTCGTAGCCTCACCGCTGTATAAAGAGCATTACTCATTAGTGACGGGGCGCTGTCTAGAGCGAGATGACGTCAGCGTGCTGGCATATAAAGTGAAGCGAGACGGTGACCGTATTTTTGTTGCCGTTGAATAA
- a CDS encoding SulP family inorganic anion transporter, whose amino-acid sequence MFDLITSRDSNVKNDVLSGITVALALVPEAVAFAFVAGVEPMIGLYAAFMMGLITSAIGGRPGMISGATGAMAVVMVALVAQHGVQYLFAAVILAGLLQILCGVFRLGKFIRLVPYPVMLGFVNGLAIVIFLAQLGQFKVINAAGELSWMQGTMLYWMLGLVALTMAIIYLLPKLTTAVPASLVAIITVTALVHGLDLEARTVIDFVRDLLPAEQKASATLAGELPSFAIPMVPFNWDTLMIILPTSVILCLVGLIESLLTLSLIDEMTDTRGRGNKECVGQGVANTVNGFFGGMGGCAMIGQSMININSGGRGRLSGITAALVLLGFILFAAPLIEMIPLAALVGVMFVVVIATFEWASFRIIRGVNKEDAFVLFLVTGVTVIADLAIAVVVGVIVSALVFAWKHARHIEVKSHIDKDGWKVYDLEGPLFFGSVTHFKDLFDIANDPQDVVIDFKESRIWDSSGIDALDTLADKYELQGKKLHIRHISDECRSLLRKADKFVEINVSEDPRYRVATDKLA is encoded by the coding sequence ATGTTTGATTTAATTACGAGTCGCGATAGCAATGTTAAAAATGACGTGCTCTCTGGCATTACCGTTGCGTTAGCATTGGTACCAGAAGCAGTGGCCTTTGCCTTTGTTGCAGGTGTTGAGCCTATGATAGGCCTCTATGCCGCCTTTATGATGGGCTTGATTACGTCAGCAATTGGTGGACGTCCTGGAATGATTTCAGGGGCCACAGGTGCAATGGCGGTGGTCATGGTAGCCCTGGTTGCTCAGCATGGCGTGCAGTACCTTTTCGCTGCGGTCATCCTTGCCGGTTTACTCCAGATACTGTGTGGCGTGTTCAGGTTGGGTAAGTTTATTCGACTTGTACCCTATCCCGTCATGCTAGGCTTCGTGAACGGGTTAGCCATCGTCATCTTTCTTGCCCAGTTAGGACAATTTAAAGTCATTAACGCCGCTGGCGAACTTAGCTGGATGCAAGGCACTATGCTTTATTGGATGCTAGGTTTGGTGGCACTAACCATGGCAATTATTTACTTGCTGCCTAAGCTGACCACCGCTGTACCGGCTTCCTTGGTGGCGATTATTACTGTCACAGCACTGGTGCACGGCTTAGATTTAGAGGCTCGTACTGTGATTGATTTCGTTCGCGATTTATTACCTGCTGAACAAAAAGCCAGTGCCACCTTAGCGGGTGAGTTGCCTAGTTTTGCTATCCCTATGGTGCCGTTCAATTGGGACACCCTAATGATTATTCTACCTACCTCAGTCATTCTCTGCTTGGTGGGCTTAATTGAGTCGCTTCTTACGTTGTCGCTTATTGATGAAATGACAGATACACGGGGTCGAGGCAACAAAGAATGTGTGGGTCAGGGCGTTGCTAATACAGTAAATGGTTTCTTTGGCGGCATGGGCGGTTGTGCCATGATTGGGCAGAGCATGATCAATATTAATTCAGGTGGTCGTGGTCGACTTTCTGGTATTACAGCGGCGTTAGTTTTGCTCGGGTTTATATTGTTTGCTGCGCCACTTATTGAAATGATTCCTTTGGCTGCCTTGGTAGGTGTGATGTTTGTAGTGGTTATTGCCACTTTCGAATGGGCTTCATTTCGCATTATTCGAGGTGTTAACAAAGAAGACGCCTTCGTTCTGTTTTTAGTCACCGGCGTGACTGTTATTGCTGACCTTGCCATTGCGGTGGTCGTGGGGGTCATCGTGTCAGCGCTTGTTTTCGCTTGGAAGCATGCACGTCACATCGAAGTGAAAAGCCATATCGATAAAGATGGTTGGAAAGTCTACGACCTTGAAGGGCCATTATTCTTCGGATCAGTGACTCACTTTAAGGATTTGTTTGATATAGCCAACGATCCCCAAGACGTGGTTATCGACTTTAAAGAGTCACGTATATGGGACTCTTCAGGTATAGATGCATTGGATACCTTGGCTGATAAATATGAGCTACAAGGTAAGAAGCTACACATTCGTCATATTAGTGACGAGTGCCGAAGCTTACTTCGCAAAGCGGATAAATTTGTTGAAATCAACGTGAGTGAAGACCCTCGCTATCGTGTAGCCACAGACAAACTTGCTTAA
- a CDS encoding peptidylprolyl isomerase has protein sequence MLKTFASIIFVLSVAVTSLAHAANKSDGSHIQPDNYYPRVKIETSMGDIVVELDRRRAPITVNNFLRYVDKRSYEDTIFHRIVPGFVVQGGGYTTDFEGKSNFPAIFNESGNGLTNDLHTIAMARQNDPHTANRQFFFNVNDNESLNPGRDWGYAVFGLIVEGEDVVDAMSEVETEYSLVLNANNVPIEPIVIKKVTVLPPL, from the coding sequence ATGTTAAAAACATTTGCCTCCATTATTTTTGTATTGAGTGTGGCAGTCACCAGCCTTGCCCATGCGGCAAATAAATCCGATGGTTCACATATTCAACCTGACAACTATTATCCTCGGGTTAAGATTGAAACCTCCATGGGTGATATTGTTGTAGAACTTGATAGGCGTCGCGCGCCAATTACTGTCAATAACTTTCTACGGTACGTAGATAAACGCAGTTATGAAGACACCATTTTTCATCGTATTGTGCCTGGGTTTGTTGTACAAGGCGGCGGTTACACCACTGATTTTGAAGGGAAGTCGAACTTTCCTGCTATTTTTAACGAATCGGGTAATGGGTTAACTAATGACTTACACACCATTGCCATGGCTCGCCAAAATGATCCTCATACCGCAAACCGTCAGTTTTTCTTCAACGTTAACGATAACGAAAGCCTGAACCCCGGGCGAGATTGGGGCTACGCGGTTTTTGGCCTCATCGTGGAAGGGGAAGATGTGGTAGATGCCATGTCAGAAGTAGAAACAGAGTACTCATTGGTGCTAAATGCGAACAACGTGCCTATTGAGCCCATTGTGATAAAGAAAGTGACGGTACTCCCACCACTTTAA
- a CDS encoding BolA family protein, which translates to MNVQDFLTSALKEALHPVYLDIRDESFMHSVPDGAQSHFKVTVVSDEFEGKRLIARHRQVNALADEALKGPVHALALHTYTPQEWEARGGQAANSPACLGGSKRD; encoded by the coding sequence ATGAATGTACAAGATTTTTTAACGTCTGCACTAAAAGAGGCGTTGCACCCGGTCTATTTAGATATCCGCGACGAAAGCTTTATGCACAGTGTCCCCGACGGCGCGCAAAGTCATTTTAAGGTGACAGTGGTGTCAGACGAATTTGAAGGTAAACGCTTGATTGCTCGTCATCGCCAAGTTAATGCGTTGGCAGATGAGGCCCTTAAAGGCCCGGTACACGCATTGGCGTTGCATACTTATACGCCACAAGAGTGGGAAGCGCGCGGCGGTCAAGCGGCGAATTCCCCTGCGTGCCTTGGTGGCAGTAAACGCGATTAA
- the nirB gene encoding nitrite reductase large subunit NirB gives MTSLASKERILVVGNGMVGHHFVEQLHQANENAQITVLCGESRLAYDRVHLSSYFSGASAEDLALTDAATYTEWGVNFVTNAMVTDILRDEKKVLTSEGQAYVYDKLILATGSYPFVPPIPGNNQPHCLVYRTIDDLEAIEASARESKTGVVVGGGLLGLEAANALKEAGLDTHVVEFAPQLMAVQLDVTGGQVLKDKIEGLGVTVHTQKATQVIESGEQARYRMVFADDTYLETDMILFSAGIRPSDQLGKKANLALGERGGIVIDDSCLTSDPDIYAIGECALWQNRIFGLVAPGYTMARAAVSHLTGGDTRFSGADMSTKLKLMGVEVGSIGDAHERTEGAQSYTYFNQPEGVYKKLVVDAEQKQVLGAVLVGDTSDYDTLLQYALNGIELPEQPESLILPSSDAAPALGADALPDTATICSCHNVAKSDIVTAIDGGCCSLGDVKGATKASTGCGGCTALLKNVVDSELEKRGVEVSKAICEHFNYTRQELFHIVKVNGITSFEQLLEGHGKGLGCEICKPAVGSILASVYNDYILKQEHLPLQDTNDIYLGNMQKDGTYSIVPRVAGGEITPEKLILLGEVAKQYNLYTKITGGQRIDLFGARVEQLPEIWETLVAGGFETGHAYAKALRTVKSCVGSTWCRYGVQDSVKTAIDLENRYKGLRAPHKIKFAVSGCTRECAEAQSKDIGVIATENGWNLYVCGNGGMKPRHGDLFATDLDTETLVRYIDRVLMFYVRTADRLQRTSVWMDNLEGGLAYLQDVVINDSLNLNDELEAQMNTLVANYQCEWKTTIEDEASRKRFRQFVNSKAADANIQFVEERGQVRPATEMEKKLGTNKAIPVDVI, from the coding sequence ATGACATCTCTGGCTTCGAAAGAACGAATTCTTGTTGTTGGTAACGGCATGGTGGGACACCACTTTGTTGAGCAGTTACATCAGGCCAACGAAAATGCTCAAATTACCGTGTTGTGCGGCGAGTCGCGCTTGGCCTATGACCGTGTTCATCTGTCCTCTTATTTCAGTGGTGCCAGTGCAGAAGACCTTGCATTAACTGATGCTGCTACTTATACAGAGTGGGGAGTGAATTTCGTTACGAACGCCATGGTAACCGACATTCTCCGTGATGAAAAAAAGGTATTAACCTCTGAAGGTCAGGCCTATGTGTACGACAAACTCATTTTGGCAACGGGTTCGTACCCCTTTGTTCCTCCTATTCCAGGCAATAACCAACCCCACTGTTTGGTTTACCGAACCATTGACGATTTAGAGGCAATAGAAGCTTCTGCCAGAGAAAGTAAAACAGGGGTTGTTGTAGGTGGCGGTCTACTGGGATTAGAAGCTGCAAATGCTTTGAAAGAAGCCGGTTTAGATACCCACGTGGTGGAATTTGCACCTCAGCTCATGGCCGTGCAACTTGATGTTACTGGCGGTCAAGTCCTCAAGGACAAGATTGAAGGTTTAGGGGTGACTGTGCATACCCAAAAAGCCACTCAGGTCATTGAGAGTGGCGAGCAGGCGCGATACCGTATGGTGTTTGCCGACGATACTTATTTAGAAACGGACATGATCCTGTTTTCTGCAGGTATTCGTCCTTCCGACCAGTTGGGCAAAAAAGCCAATTTGGCGCTAGGTGAACGTGGGGGCATCGTCATTGACGATAGCTGCCTAACCTCAGATCCCGATATCTACGCCATTGGTGAATGTGCCTTGTGGCAAAACCGTATTTTTGGCTTAGTCGCGCCTGGTTATACTATGGCACGCGCCGCCGTCAGTCATTTGACCGGTGGCGATACACGCTTTTCCGGCGCAGATATGAGCACCAAATTAAAGTTAATGGGTGTAGAGGTTGGCTCTATTGGTGATGCTCACGAGCGAACCGAGGGGGCGCAAAGTTACACCTACTTTAATCAACCGGAAGGTGTGTATAAAAAATTAGTGGTCGATGCTGAGCAAAAGCAAGTGTTAGGTGCTGTACTTGTGGGTGACACCAGTGATTACGACACGTTGTTGCAGTATGCCTTAAACGGAATTGAACTGCCCGAACAGCCAGAAAGCCTTATCCTCCCAAGTAGCGATGCCGCACCTGCGCTAGGGGCAGATGCATTGCCTGATACCGCCACGATTTGTTCGTGTCATAACGTAGCCAAAAGCGACATTGTCACTGCAATTGATGGGGGTTGCTGTAGCTTAGGGGATGTGAAAGGCGCAACGAAAGCAAGCACCGGCTGTGGCGGATGCACTGCATTGCTGAAAAATGTCGTAGACAGTGAGCTTGAAAAGCGCGGTGTTGAAGTGTCTAAAGCTATTTGTGAGCACTTCAATTATACCCGACAAGAGCTTTTTCACATTGTTAAAGTGAATGGCATTACCTCGTTTGAGCAGTTGCTTGAAGGTCATGGCAAAGGATTAGGCTGCGAGATTTGTAAACCTGCCGTGGGCTCAATTCTGGCCTCTGTGTACAACGACTATATTCTTAAACAAGAGCACCTCCCCCTGCAAGATACCAACGATATTTACCTTGGTAACATGCAAAAAGACGGGACTTACTCCATTGTACCAAGGGTGGCTGGCGGCGAAATTACCCCAGAAAAACTCATTCTTCTGGGTGAGGTCGCCAAGCAATATAACCTCTATACAAAAATAACCGGTGGCCAACGTATCGACCTTTTTGGGGCGCGGGTGGAGCAATTACCTGAAATTTGGGAAACCTTAGTGGCCGGTGGATTCGAAACGGGCCATGCCTACGCGAAAGCGCTGCGAACAGTGAAATCCTGTGTAGGCAGTACTTGGTGTCGATACGGTGTTCAAGACTCAGTAAAAACCGCTATTGATTTAGAAAACCGTTACAAGGGATTGCGCGCGCCACATAAAATCAAATTTGCGGTCTCTGGTTGTACCCGTGAATGCGCAGAAGCGCAAAGCAAAGATATTGGTGTTATCGCCACCGAGAATGGCTGGAATTTATATGTGTGTGGCAACGGCGGTATGAAGCCTCGTCATGGCGACTTGTTTGCCACCGATTTAGATACTGAAACCCTAGTACGTTATATCGACAGAGTCTTGATGTTCTACGTGCGTACTGCCGACCGACTCCAACGTACCTCAGTTTGGATGGACAATTTAGAAGGTGGCTTGGCATACCTTCAAGATGTGGTGATAAATGATTCGTTGAATCTCAACGATGAACTTGAAGCACAAATGAATACCTTGGTAGCAAACTATCAGTGCGAGTGGAAAACCACTATTGAAGATGAAGCATCACGCAAGCGTTTCCGTCAGTTTGTAAATAGCAAAGCTGCAGATGCCAATATTCAATTCGTTGAAGAGCGTGGACAAGTTCGACCGGCAACAGAAATGGAAAAAAAGCTAGGTACGAATAAAGCGATTCCAGTGGACGTAATTTAA